AGGAAGCGGTTTCGGAAAAGCTTTAAGAAATTTTAAAAACAGTCTTTCCGGAAAGGACGAAATAGACGTAACGCCGCAAAATTCGCAAAACGAAGATGAAGAAATAACCGCTAAACCGAAAAGACGGCAGATAGCTGCTAAAACTACGAGGAAAACAAGTTCTAATTACGATGAATCCGCCGCCCCCAAGAGAAAAAAGACGGTTAAAAAAGCATAATTACAATTTGATTATTTTGCTATTCTGTAAAAGTGGCTTATTGTAATAGAGAAGTTTTTTGAGTTCGGGTTAATATCGAAAAATACCGCCATAAATTTTACCGGATGGTTAGGCAAAATTTCTACGTCGGACATATCGTCGCCGTCTTTGTTTTGCAATGCCATATTTATGACTACATTGGACATTTTCTTAAGTTTGTTTAAATTTATGAAATTTCCGGCATATACGTGTTTTGTCAGCAGAACAATATTTTTTGTGCTGTAAAGTTTGCACGTCAGCTTAACATAGCTTACCGGAAACTTGTTTTTATTTATCAGATAGCCGGTAATCAATAAATTATTTTCGGGAAGCGCCTCCGATTTGTAAACTAATGTTTTTAAACCGTATAATTTTATATCGGTATTGTTTCCGGGAAATATAATTTTGAATAAGTAGTATGCCGATATTAATGCCGCAATAAAAACTATTATATAAAATATTTTTTTAAAACTGCCCTTAGCTTCGTTTCTTTCGTATTCACTATAATTTTCTGCGGAATTTGTTTTGCTTTCTTTCTTCCGTGCGGCTTTTTTTTTCGTGCTGTCGATTTTATTTTCTTCAAAAATAAAATCGGAAAAATCTTCTTTATCCATTTTTCCAAGCGAAAAAGATTTGTTAGATCCGTCATCTTTCTTAAAAAGTTCGTCGTCGTCTTCGCCTAATTTCCATTTATCCATGTTATTTTAAATTCGACCTATAATTTATTTTGGCTATGTTAGAATTTATTTTATATTTTATCATATAAACATTATATTTAAAATATAAAATACTTTGTATAATTTTTTATATTGACATAATAATATAAATTTTGTTAAAATTAAATCAGTAATTCTTTTCTCCATTTTTCCCCCTGATGTATGCCGAATATGTCAGGGGGTTTCTTATTTATATTAAGGGGCAATCTGTTGTTTAATAAATTTAATCTTGCAATTCTTTTTATATTATATAATTTAATATTTTATATAAGAATTATATGGAACCTGTAAATATAATTACGCCTAAGAATATAAAAGCAGAGTTGTCGAGACTTAAAGCCGAATCCAAAAAAATTATATTTACAAACGGATGCTTCGACATTATACATGCCGGACACATCAGCTATTTAAAAGAGGCAAAAGCCCTCGGCGATATACTTATAGTAGGATTGAACAGCGACGAGTCGGTAAGGCGCTTAAAAGGCAAAGACAGGCCTATAGTAAACGAACGGGACAGGGCATACGTCCTGGCAAATTTAAAACCGGTCGATTATGTCATTTTATTCGACGAAGATACGCCTTGCGAACTTATAAAAGAGATAAAACCGGACGTGCTGGTAAAGGGCGGGGACTATGAAGGAAAAAGTATCGCAGGCAGCGATATAGTTGAGGCGTCGGGAGGAAAAACGGTTCTGATAAATTTTATCATGGGTAAATCTA
This genomic stretch from Candidatus Acidulodesulfobacterium acidiphilum harbors:
- the rfaE2 gene encoding D-glycero-beta-D-manno-heptose 1-phosphate adenylyltransferase: MEPVNIITPKNIKAELSRLKAESKKIIFTNGCFDIIHAGHISYLKEAKALGDILIVGLNSDESVRRLKGKDRPIVNERDRAYVLANLKPVDYVILFDEDTPCELIKEIKPDVLVKGGDYEGKSIAGSDIVEASGGKTVLINFIMGKSTSEIIKKIKS
- a CDS encoding twin-arginine translocase TatA/TatE family subunit, with translation MFGLGIPELLIILVVVFLIFGAGKLPQIGSGFGKALRNFKNSLSGKDEIDVTPQNSQNEDEEITAKPKRRQIAAKTTRKTSSNYDESAAPKRKKTVKKA